The Ochotona princeps isolate mOchPri1 chromosome 1, mOchPri1.hap1, whole genome shotgun sequence genome has a segment encoding these proteins:
- the MTCH1 gene encoding mitochondrial carrier homolog 1 isoform X1, with amino-acid sequence MGASDPEVAPWARGGAAGMAGAGAGAGARGGAAAGVEARARDPPPAHRAHPRHPRPAAQPSARRMDGASGGLGSGDNAPTTEALFVALGAGVTALSHPLLYVKLLIQVGHEPMPPTLGTNVLGRKVLYLPSFFTYAKYIVQVDGKIGLFRGLSPRLMSNALSTVTRGSMKKVFPPDEMEQVSNKDDMKTSLRKVVKETSYEMMMQCVSRMLAHPLHVISMRCMVQFVGREAKYSGVLSSIGKIFKEEGLLGFFVGLIPHLLGDVVFLWGCNLLAHFINAYLVDDSVSDTPGGLGNDQNPGSQFSQALAIRSYTKFVMGIAVSMLTYPFLLVGDLMAVNNCGLQAGLPPYSPVFKSWIHCWKYLSVQGQLFRGSSLLFRRVSSGSCFALE; translated from the exons ATGGGGGCTTCGGACCCGGAAGTGGCGCCCTGGGCTCGCGGCGGCGCCGCGGGGATGGCGGGAGCCGGAGCTGGCGCTGGAGCTCGTGGTGGAGCGGCGGCGGGGGTCGAAGCCCGGGCTCGCGACCCACCGCCCGCGCACCGTGCACACCCGCGCCACCCGCGGCCTGCGGCGCAGCCCTCTGCCCGCAGGATGGACGGCGCGTCCGGGGGCCTGGGCTCCGGGGACAACGCCCCGACCACCGAGGCCCTTTTCGTGGCGCTGGGAGCGGGCGTGACGGCGCTCAGCCACCCGCTGCTCTACGTGAAGCTGCTGATCCAG GTGGGTCATGAGCCGATGCCCCCCACCCTTGGGACCAACGTGCTGGGGAGGAAGGTCCTGTATCTGCCGAGCTTCTTCACCTATG CCAAGTATATCGTGCAAGTGGACGGGAAGATAGGGCTGTTCCGAGGCCTCAGCCCTCGGCTCATGTCCAACGCTCTCTCCACTGTGACTCGGGGCAGCATGAAGAAG GTTTTCCCTCCGGATGAGATGGAGCAGGTTTCCAACAAGGATGACATGAAGACTTCTCTGAGAAAAGTGGTGAAGGAG ACTTCATACGAGATGATGATGCAGTGTGTGTCCCGCATGCTGGCTCACCCCCTGCACG TTATCTCGATGCGCTGCATGGTCCAGTTTGTGGGACGAGAGGCCAAGTACAG TGGTGTCCTGAGCTCCATTGGGAAGATTTTCAAAGAggaagggctgctgggattctTTGT CGGCTTAATCCCTCACCTCCTGGGCGATGTGGTTTTCTTGTGGGGCTGTAACCTGCTGGCCCACTTCATCAATGCCTACCTGGTGGATGACAGCGTGAGTGACACCCCAGGGGGGCTGGGGAACGACCAGAATCCAGGCTCCCAG TTCAGCCAGGCCCTGGCCATCCGGAGCTACACCAAGTTTGTGATGGGG ATCGCCGTGAGCATGCTGACTTACCCCTTCCTGCTGGTCGGCGATCTCATGGCAGTGAACAACTGCGG GCTGCAGGCCGGGCTCCCACCTTACTCCCCGGTGTTTAAGTCCTGGATTCACTGCTGGAAGTACCTGAGTGTGCAG GGTCAGCTCTTCCGCGGCTCCAGCCTGCTTTTCCGCCGGGTGTCATCAGGATCATGTTTTGCCCTGGAGTAG
- the MTCH1 gene encoding mitochondrial carrier homolog 1 isoform X2: protein MGASDPEVAPWARGGAAGMAGAGAGAGARGGAAAGVEARARDPPPAHRAHPRHPRPAAQPSARRMDGASGGLGSGDNAPTTEALFVALGAGVTALSHPLLYVKLLIQVGHEPMPPTLGTNVLGRKVLYLPSFFTYAKYIVQVDGKIGLFRGLSPRLMSNALSTVTRGSMKKVFPPDEMEQVSNKDDMKTSLRKVVKETSYEMMMQCVSRMLAHPLHVISMRCMVQFVGREAKYSGVLSSIGKIFKEEGLLGFFVGLIPHLLGDVVFLWGCNLLAHFINAYLVDDSFSQALAIRSYTKFVMGIAVSMLTYPFLLVGDLMAVNNCGLQAGLPPYSPVFKSWIHCWKYLSVQGQLFRGSSLLFRRVSSGSCFALE from the exons ATGGGGGCTTCGGACCCGGAAGTGGCGCCCTGGGCTCGCGGCGGCGCCGCGGGGATGGCGGGAGCCGGAGCTGGCGCTGGAGCTCGTGGTGGAGCGGCGGCGGGGGTCGAAGCCCGGGCTCGCGACCCACCGCCCGCGCACCGTGCACACCCGCGCCACCCGCGGCCTGCGGCGCAGCCCTCTGCCCGCAGGATGGACGGCGCGTCCGGGGGCCTGGGCTCCGGGGACAACGCCCCGACCACCGAGGCCCTTTTCGTGGCGCTGGGAGCGGGCGTGACGGCGCTCAGCCACCCGCTGCTCTACGTGAAGCTGCTGATCCAG GTGGGTCATGAGCCGATGCCCCCCACCCTTGGGACCAACGTGCTGGGGAGGAAGGTCCTGTATCTGCCGAGCTTCTTCACCTATG CCAAGTATATCGTGCAAGTGGACGGGAAGATAGGGCTGTTCCGAGGCCTCAGCCCTCGGCTCATGTCCAACGCTCTCTCCACTGTGACTCGGGGCAGCATGAAGAAG GTTTTCCCTCCGGATGAGATGGAGCAGGTTTCCAACAAGGATGACATGAAGACTTCTCTGAGAAAAGTGGTGAAGGAG ACTTCATACGAGATGATGATGCAGTGTGTGTCCCGCATGCTGGCTCACCCCCTGCACG TTATCTCGATGCGCTGCATGGTCCAGTTTGTGGGACGAGAGGCCAAGTACAG TGGTGTCCTGAGCTCCATTGGGAAGATTTTCAAAGAggaagggctgctgggattctTTGT CGGCTTAATCCCTCACCTCCTGGGCGATGTGGTTTTCTTGTGGGGCTGTAACCTGCTGGCCCACTTCATCAATGCCTACCTGGTGGATGACAGC TTCAGCCAGGCCCTGGCCATCCGGAGCTACACCAAGTTTGTGATGGGG ATCGCCGTGAGCATGCTGACTTACCCCTTCCTGCTGGTCGGCGATCTCATGGCAGTGAACAACTGCGG GCTGCAGGCCGGGCTCCCACCTTACTCCCCGGTGTTTAAGTCCTGGATTCACTGCTGGAAGTACCTGAGTGTGCAG GGTCAGCTCTTCCGCGGCTCCAGCCTGCTTTTCCGCCGGGTGTCATCAGGATCATGTTTTGCCCTGGAGTAG